Proteins from one Oryza sativa Japonica Group chromosome 12, ASM3414082v1 genomic window:
- the LOC136354654 gene encoding uncharacterized protein isoform X1 codes for MAPPIVGNARVFSGHQPWPPAAFTAAVPTSPVAVSLFSPIKCNPLAPFYRFSPLPRSPMVPSHLPTVALSLPCRWTPPAAPTALPVRRPAAPSPPPASPPPPPPRPALRFPRRPPELPSRRRPSLSSVLATSSRTSRLARAPSGCAATSPGVAAASSFPASPPFRGEITGDASSPTTSGVATTPPSPAIPAASPERRPTSPSPPSASPHRPPPRLLLGFAGTPSPRRPLHPLRRRRPFGRPFLLPGSSACCTTTTSGIAAARSSSASFPLHPNPSAVHHRRLRSFSSSTSRRSPGSSSRGAASVIVIAAACSTSSSSPCSRCRLSSSPPRRSRSSSSSSSSRRSRSSWRSSLRRAVLVRRPRSSSEPPQPRHRLRPRLRIVKPRAGRVSPSSKDRRRSRSLASPRSAFVVPEVPEAWFVVVAEGSEGRSL; via the exons atggcgcccccaatcgtcgggaacgcccgcgttttctccggccaccaaccatggccgccggccgcctttaccgccgccgttccgacctcccccgtggccgtctccctcttctctcctataaaatgcaaccccctcgctccgttctatcgctttagccccctcccgcggtcTCCCAtggtccctagccacctccccaccgtcgccctctctctcccgtgccgctggacgcctccagccgcccctaccGCCttgcccgtgcgccggccggccgcgccgtcgcctcctccagcgtcgccgccacctcctccaccccggcctgccctccgtttcccgcggagacccccggagctgccttcccgccgtcgcccttctctttcctccgtgctggccacctccagccgcacctcccgcctcgcccgtgcaccctccggctgcgccgccacctctcccggcgTCGCAGCTGCCTCCTCTTTCCCGGCttcgcctccgtttcgcggggaaatcaccggagacgcgtcctcacCGACGACTAGTGGTGTCGCCACCACTCCACCATCTCCAGCCATCCCTGCCGCCTCGCCTGAgcgtcggccgacgtcgccgtctcctccctcggcgtcgccgcatcgccctccaccccggctgctcctcggtttcgccggaacgccgtcgccgcgccggcctctccatcctcttcgtcgccggcgtcctttcggccgccccttcctcctccccggctcgtcggcttgctgcaccactaccacctccggcatcgcagccgcaaggtcgtcctcggcatcgtttcccctccatccaaacccctccgcggtccatcatcgtcgtctccgatcgttctcgtcgtcgacgtcccgtcggtcgcccggctcgtcgtctcgcggcgccgcctccgtcatcgtcatcgcagcggcgtgttccacgtcgtcctcgtccccgtgcagccgctgccggctgtcctcgtcgcctcctcgccggtcccggtcgtcgtcgtcgtcgtcgtcctctcgtcgttcccggtcgtcgtggcgttcgtccctccgtcgagccgttctcgtccgtcgtccgcgttcgtcaagtgAGCCGCCGCagccccgtcatcgtcttcgtcctcggctccgcatcgtcaagcctcgtgccggccgcgtctcgccttcgtccaaggatcgccgccgaagtcgttccctcgcctcgccgcgTAGTG ctttcgtcgttccggaggttcccgaagcgtggttcgtggtcgtcgccgaaggttcggaaggccgttctctctga
- the LOC136354654 gene encoding uncharacterized protein isoform X2 has translation MAPPIVGNARVFSGHQPWPPAAFTAAVPTSPVAVSLFSPIKCNPLAPFYRFSPLPRSPMVPSHLPTVALSLPCRWTPPAAPTALPVRRPAAPSPPPASPPPPPPRPALRFPRRPPELPSRRRPSLSSVLATSSRTSRLARAPSGCAATSPGVAAASSFPASPPFRGEITGDASSPTTSGVATTPPSPAIPAASPERRPTSPSPPSASPHRPPPRLLLGFAGTPSPRRPLHPLRRRRPFGRPFLLPGSSACCTTTTSGIAAARSSSASFPLHPNPSAVHHRRLRSFSSSTSRRSPGSSSRGAASVIVIAAACSTSSSSPCSRCRLSSSPPRRSRSSSSSSSSRRSRSSWRSSLRRAVLVRRPRSSSEPPQPRHRLRPRLRIVKPRAGRVSPSSKDRRRSRSLASPRSGL, from the exons atggcgcccccaatcgtcgggaacgcccgcgttttctccggccaccaaccatggccgccggccgcctttaccgccgccgttccgacctcccccgtggccgtctccctcttctctcctataaaatgcaaccccctcgctccgttctatcgctttagccccctcccgcggtcTCCCAtggtccctagccacctccccaccgtcgccctctctctcccgtgccgctggacgcctccagccgcccctaccGCCttgcccgtgcgccggccggccgcgccgtcgcctcctccagcgtcgccgccacctcctccaccccggcctgccctccgtttcccgcggagacccccggagctgccttcccgccgtcgcccttctctttcctccgtgctggccacctccagccgcacctcccgcctcgcccgtgcaccctccggctgcgccgccacctctcccggcgTCGCAGCTGCCTCCTCTTTCCCGGCttcgcctccgtttcgcggggaaatcaccggagacgcgtcctcacCGACGACTAGTGGTGTCGCCACCACTCCACCATCTCCAGCCATCCCTGCCGCCTCGCCTGAgcgtcggccgacgtcgccgtctcctccctcggcgtcgccgcatcgccctccaccccggctgctcctcggtttcgccggaacgccgtcgccgcgccggcctctccatcctcttcgtcgccggcgtcctttcggccgccccttcctcctccccggctcgtcggcttgctgcaccactaccacctccggcatcgcagccgcaaggtcgtcctcggcatcgtttcccctccatccaaacccctccgcggtccatcatcgtcgtctccgatcgttctcgtcgtcgacgtcccgtcggtcgcccggctcgtcgtctcgcggcgccgcctccgtcatcgtcatcgcagcggcgtgttccacgtcgtcctcgtccccgtgcagccgctgccggctgtcctcgtcgcctcctcgccggtcccggtcgtcgtcgtcgtcgtcgtcctctcgtcgttcccggtcgtcgtggcgttcgtccctccgtcgagccgttctcgtccgtcgtccgcgttcgtcaagtgAGCCGCCGCagccccgtcatcgtcttcgtcctcggctccgcatcgtcaagcctcgtgccggccgcgtctcgccttcgtccaaggatcgccgccgaagtcgttccctcgcctcgccgcgTAGTG gcttgtag